A region of the Pseudoprevotella muciniphila genome:
ATGGGAAAGTTTTTGTACAACGTACCGTAAGCAACAATCAACCAGCACAGGTTACTATAGACCCAAGCCCAAAGAAAAGTGAGTTGGATAAAAAAAATCCATACGCTTTTTTGACGATGTATAAGAAAGGCTATAAATTGTCAATCGATGAGAATGTGTCCTATCAAGGAATGACATGTAAGGAAGTACACTTCGTATCGAAACAATCTGCTGCAGAAATACAGGAAATGTACGCGGCATTCGATGCTAACTTAAATCCCGTGTCCATACGCTTGCGTCAAGGTAAATATAATTGGATAAGAATTCGTGTCAGCAATTTTAAAGCAGGTACTTCTATTCCCGATAAGGTCTTCCACTATGATGAGATTGAAGGAAAGAATAAAGGAGACATAGTTACACGATATTAGCCTCATTCTCCAAACCTATTAGTTCTTAATCGCGAAACTCTGAATTTCAAATACTTTTCTCTTCTTCAGAGAATTCATACCTAAATAATAGAATTACAAATATGATAAAATGCCTCATACTCGGTTCTGGTCCTGCAGGTTATACTGCTGCAATTTATGCAGGTAGGGCAGGGCTGACCCCTGTTGTTTACGAAGGGTTGCAACCCGGCGGACAACTCACAACTACCACCGAAATAGAAAATTTTCCGGGATATCCCGAAGGTGTGGATGCCAATGTCATGATGGCAGACCTTCGGAAACAAGCCGAAAGGTATGGAGCGGAAGTGCGATCGGGTATCGCTGTGAAAGTTAATCTCGATAAGGCACCCTACAAAGTGGAATTCGATGACGGAACGTCCGAAGAATGCCATACACTTATCATTGCTACCGGAGCAGTAGCAAAATATCTCGGACTTGCTGACGAAGAAAAATATCGTGGTGAAGGTGTCAGTGCCTGTGCCACATGCGACGGCTTCTTCTATCGAAATAAGCAGGTCGCTGTTGTAGGTGGTGGCGATACTGCATGTGAAGAAGCATCATACCTTGCCGGACTGGCATCAAAAGTTTATATGATTGTCCGCAAACCGTTCCTTCGTGCTTCAAAAGCCATGCAGGAAAAGGTGTTCAACAATCCTAAAATAGAAGTGCTCTTCGAAACTAATACAAAAGGACTCTTTGGAGAGAACGGAGTTGAAGGCGCACATCTTATTTACAAGAAAGGAAGCCCTGAAGAAAAAGAATTGGATATAGCCATCGACGGCTTCTTCCTCGCAATAGGCCACAAACCCAACAGCGACCTCTTCAAGCCTTGGATAAAAACTGACGAGCAAGGGTATATCATTACTCAAGACGGTCGGCCCAACACTGACGTCCCGGGAGTGTTCGCTGCTGGGGACGTTGCAGACCCGCACTACCGTCAGGCCATCACAGCTGCAGCAAGCGGTTGCAAAGCTGCTCTCGAAGCTGAGAGATACCTCGCGGAGAAAGGTATTAAATAAGATAGTTCCCGAAGAGAATTAATACAGTTAAGGGGTGTTCTGTGATTTTTTATGGAACACCCTTAATTTCTATATACAAAAATCTTTTGCAATTTTGAAAATTTCCACTATTTTTGTCATCGTAAATAATAGATCATAGTTATGTTTATTATCGGAATTGCAGGTGGTACAGGGTCGGGTAAGACCACTGTAGTAAAAAAAATAGTAGAAGAAATTCCTGGTGCAAAGGTTTCTGTCATCCCACAAGATTCCTACTACAAAGCCGCAGAACCGGGAGTGCCGCTCGAAGTGCTGCAACAGAAAAACTTCGACCATCCTGATGCCTTCGACTGGGACTTACTCTTTCAGCAAGTGAATGATCTGAGAAATGGAAAGTCGATAGAACAACCCACTTATTCTTTCCTAAAGTGCGACAGACTTCCTGAAACGATACGCGTGGAGCCTACGAACGTTATAATCGTCGAAGGAATCATGGCGCTCTATCGCAAAGAACTTCGTGATTTAATGGATCTGAAAATCTTCGTAGATGCAGACCCCGATGAGCGACTGATACGCGTCATAGAGCGTGATGTCATAGAGCGTGGCAAGACTGCACGCGAAGTGATGTCAAAGTACAGACGTGTCCTCAAACCCATGCACCGCCAGTTCATAGAACCCACGAAGGAATATGCCGACCTCATCATTCCGCAAGGCGGAAACAATATCAAGGCTATCAACATCATGAGGGCATATATCAGAAAGAAGATGCACGAGGAAGAGTAGTTCAAGGTACAACAGTCCTTTAGTGGGGTGTGTAAGAATTCATGAAGTTACTCGGCTTTCGCGAGTGATTGTTTTTCAAGTTATCAAGAATTTGAGAATTTGAGACGTGTTGTTGAGCGTATGCGAAAATTTGAGAATATAGATATGTGCTCGCGTCTTGAATAATTCTTGAATTCTTGAAAAAATATCAATCTGAAATAACATCAAGTTTCTTCTTCTTCTTCTTCTTCTTCTCTGAGAAAGTCGGGTAATGCTTTGCGTATGGAGTCGGACTTTCTATAGACACTTGATTTGCTATAATCTGTAACAGCCATTATCTGTGGATTTGTCATACCTGCCTTGAGCAAATATGCTATACGGATTTTGTCTTCTGTAGGTTTCTTGATCCTTTCCAGCACTGCATGCCTGAAGTCAGGATGGAGACCGTCAATGGCGGAAAAGAGCGATTGCCAATCTTCATCGTTTACTTTGTCTTTTCCCTCTGATGCAAGCAGGAATTTCTCTATGATTTCTCCGCCGTTCTCTTTCAGTTTTTTTGTATAAGCCACCTGATACAGTGTCTCGTTCTGAATGGCTTTCTCCTTCAGCATCTCATCCTTTTCCTGAAGTTGTTGGCTCTGTTCTTCTATCAGGTCGGCTTTGTCCCTTATTTCAGTATTCTTGTTCTTTATGATTTCTTTCTGCCTGTTGATTTTCTTTAAAGAATTCAACCTGTACCACTGGAAAATGATAATAAAAATGGCAACTATGGAAATAAAGCCTAAAATGGCTATGATCAAGTTGCGCTTCGCGTTCTCTGCGGCTTGATATGCCTTGGTCTCCTGTTCCTTGTCCCTGTGATAGATGTATTCGTTTCGGGCATTTAATGAGATTTCACGTTTCATGAATCGCTTTGATTCTTCTGCTGATTCTATATAGGCTCTGGCATATTTTTTTATACTATCATTATTATCTTTTTCTAATGAAATCATTAGAAGTCCTATGCTTGCATCTTCTTTATAAGAAGGATCTATTGGATTTTCGAATATATAAGACAAATTTATGTATGCCGAATCGAGTTTACCTGATTCTAAATAGAATACTCCCAAATTATGATGAAAAATCTCAGGTAATCTCTCTTTTGAAATGTTGAGTAATTTATTCTTGCAGAAAACAGCTTTTTCCTTTATGTTTTGTCTGAAATATGCCAAAGTCAATTCTGATAAAATATCAGAATGTTCTTCTTCAGAATGACTTTTAATTATTTCATTTAATGCAAAGTCTTGATATTTAATAGCATTAGCTGTATCATTCAATAATATATAGCAAGTAGCAACATCCATTATTCTCGTAGGACAAAGAAGCCTGGAGTTATTTCTTGCAATTTCAAATTCTTTTTTTGCCACCTCTAATGCCGCATTATAGTTATATTGAGCCTCATACAAACCTCTTAACTGTGAATAAGTATTTGCTAATAGAGTAGAATCTGGCGTATCGCATTGCAAGGACAAGTCTTCAGACTGAAGAAAGAAACTCACGGCACTGGGACTGTCGTGCAGGTCGCGATACACACTGGCAAGATAATAAGCGGCTTCAGCCTTTTCATTACCATTCCCGTTCTCCTGAAAGTAGTCATAAACGCGCTTTGCCGCCTTGTCGTTCTCAGGAATAATATCTGATTTGTCCTGCAAACGTATCTTTAGCAAGTCGTATTTCATCTGCACATATTCAGACTCACCTTTCATGCGGTCTGAAAGGTGTTCTAACTTCTTGAGTGCTGTTTCCGGAACACTGTCTCCCTCACGCTTGATGGTCTCCATATCACTCAGCAATGCATCGTTTCGGTTTCCGCACGACAATAAAAACAATGATGCGCTAAATGATATAATCAGGTATATGAATAGTCTGTATAGTTTCATCTGTAATCTTTCTTTGCTTTGAAAAAGCTACAAAAATAAATATTTTATTTCTTTCTACAAAGCAATTTTCGTTTCAAGTTGTTTCACTTTTTATAAATATTTTTAAATATTTTTCATCCGGTAGGTTATATATGTTTAATGTGTGGAATCAGGGGTATTTTGTAACCATCTGAATTTCAGTTTAATACAAAATAATTTTAAAAAGTGGAACAAGGTGGAACGACTTTTTCTTGGAGATTTATCTTCTAAAATTGAAACTTTACAACGAATTAAACAAACTTAAATTATGTATTTCAAAAAAATTATTTTATCTAAAGCGGTCATAGCTTTATCGTTGGGCTTTATGTCATTGGATGCTTATAGCCAAGTTAATGTGGATACTATTTCATTTAGTATTACAAATCCTATAGGTTATAGACCTCACAAACCAAAAAAAGCACCGGCTCATTATGTACTGCCAACTGTCTGTTATTATTCTGATGAAGCCAAACTTTCGTTTGATTCCGATGTAGCTGTGAGCATTGTTTATTCTGTCTTTGACCAAGACAACCAGGAATGTCTCGAAGGCGTTGCCAATGTGCAGCAAGATAATCCGTTCTTTGTTTCAGTATCAACTCTTCCGCAGGGAGATTATACTATAACAATACAGATAGGGCGTGCCCGGTTTGAAGGAGGTTTGTATATCGAAGAGTAGGTCATGATAATTCTGAAACTCTCAAATTCTTGATATAAAAAACCTGTTAAATTGGTTAAGATAACAAATAAAGACTTTAGATTTGAACGCAAAGCACTTTATAACATATCCGGTTCTCTTCCTTGCTTCTGCAATGCTGTTAACATATTGCAAGAATGGACAGAGTGAAGATGTCGTGCCGCTGACATGGACTTCCGGCAGTCATCATCTCATCATGAAGAACAAATATACTCATGAAGTGTATATAGATGCAGCCGCAGATACCTTGCAGTTCAACTATGTGGATGAATGTTATCATCTGTGTCCCTTTATCAAGCGCTTAGAGGAGCAAGACGGTTCTTTTGAATACACGCCATGTAAGAAAACCGTTCACAAAGCGCAGCGAAAATCGGCTGATTACATTATTGAAACGCACGAACAGCATATATCAAGACCTACGATAAAAGCAGATTTGAAGGACGGCACATTGACCATCTTTGTTCCAGAGAACGCAAGCGTCGCGCAAAGGAAAACCGTTTTGACCTTGGACGATGCTAAATATGGCATAGGCTGTCCCTCTCTGGGATATATAGTCATATATCAGGCAGGAAAACTGAAATAACAGAGTAAACAAATTTATAAAAATTTTATATTCAAACACCAAATCTTATAAAACAAATTTTATGGTAAAAAAACATCTATTACTTTTGTCGCTGATTTTAGGCGGCATTTCATTGGCAAGTTGTTCCAATGAAGACGAATTGACTGATTTTAATTCAATGAATGACGTTGTGCAGACAGAAAACTCTTCAGATACTGATTACCTGAAGTACAAGAGGACGCCGGAAGAAGCAGAGGACCTCGTGCTGGATTTCTTAAGCGAAGTCTCGGCACAGCAAGTTATGTCTTCCAAGAAGCGACTGCTGAAACAGGCAACTCCCAAAATAGCAAACGTGGAAGCCCTCAGCAAGTCTTCGTCTATGAAAAGAGGGAAACTGAAAGATATTGAGCCGGTCTCCGGAATAGACACATTGTTGTACATGGTTAACTTCACTGACGACAGTGGTTTTGCCATAGTTGCAGCCGACAAGCGCACCGACCCGCTTATTGCTTTCATTGATGAAGGCAATTTCAGTGCAGAAGACCTTGCCACGGAAGAAAATGAAGGTTTCCTCTTGGCTCTTGAGTCTGCAATAGATAATGAATTGGCTGATATAGAGGCATACAACGAGGATTCTGTTACGCAGACAAACCATTATCAACCTAAGCTCAAAGACCTGGACACCAAAGGCTGGACTATCAATACCATAAAGACTCCTTTACTTCAAACTAATTGGGGACAGGGTATACCTTATAATACTTATTGCCCTGAACTTCCGGATTATTATATCAATATTGGAAATCATGCAGCAACAGGTTGTGTTATTACAGCGTTGGCACAGATGCTTTCGTATTATCAGGTAGTTACAGAAGTGCCGTATGTGGCTTCTATTCCTCAGATACAAACTACCTTACATTGGAGTCAGATTATTCAAGATTCTCAAAATAATAATGGACACCTAAATAATACAACATCTCAATCGACAAATGAAGTTGCATGTTTAATGAGATATCTTGGTACATGTATTACGGTTGATTACGGAGTTACAAGCGGTGCTCAAAAAGAAGATGCTACAAATTTCCTTAAAGTTAAAGGACTTAATGTAAGCAAATGGGCAGACTTTAAGGAAAGTAGGATTATCAATACTTTATCCCAAAATTACATTATGTTTGGTTCTGGCTACGGAGAAAGAAAGAAAATTGCAGGCATCACGTACAAATACACGAAAGGTCACGTTTGGATTTATGATGGCTATCTTAATGCAACAAAAGATAACAACACCTTAAATATGGTTCATTGTAATTGGGGCTGGAACGGTACAAGAAATGGTTATTATTTCTGTAAAGTCTTCAACACCCGACTTGGCGGCGAAATTCCAGATGATGGAGATAATACTTACATAGAAAGTTTATATGATTTCAGATATAAATTTGAATACGCAATAGTTGCAAACAATTTATAATACAATTATGAGAAAAGTACATTTATTATCGATATCTATTATTCTTATAGCAATATCATTGTTTACATCGTGCAGCGATGATTACGGACTTCCTTCTGACCCTATAAAGTGGACATCTGGCACACATAGTATCAAGATGGCAGACAAATATAATCATCAAGTCTTTATTGACGCAGATGCCGATACATTACAATTTAATTGTGTAAACTATTCATATCCGCTCATTACTAATTTAACAGAACCTGATACAGCTTTTGAATACAGAATTGGTATTAGTTCGGATGCAGACATTCCAGAAAAAGCCTCTTATTTCTTTATGGACACTCACGAACAGCATATTGACAGGCCTGACCTAAAAGTCGAGCTTAAAGATAATATCCTGATCATAATTGTTGATAAGAATACGAGTCAAAACCAACGAGTCTATGGCCTTTCGTTTGAAAACTCTGAAGGTGGCTTTCCAAGTCTTGGATTTATTTGTGTCTTCCAAGCTGGAATGAAGCCGTAGAATTGATAAAACTCATCATTGTCGGTGTATTACGACTAATGCAAACAAAAAAGTGTGGCAATGCTTATTTTGCCACACTTTTTTAATTTAGTAGATGATTTGTTATTGCATCTCTTTGTCCTCAAACATGAATATTTCATCGTTGTTTTCATCAATAAATTTATATTCTAAAAAGGACAGGCTCTGATTGGGAATAATCTTAAATCCCAAACCGTAGCGGGCGTGCCACTTAATTTTCAGGCTGATAATGCCTTGATTGATGTAAGCAGCCACAAACGGATGTACGTGAAGTCGGAATTTCGTGATTCCAAGATGTTTGGTGAGCCTACGAATTTTTCCTTCCAAAACATCTGTAAAGAGGAGGCTCGACTTGATATGCCCTGTGCCTCCGCATGTAGGGCATGATTCTTCAACGGTGATGTCCGTTGCAGGACGAACGCGTTGGCGGGTAATCTGCATCAGGCCAAACTTGCTCAGAGGGAGTATGTTGTGCTTGGCACGGTCCTTCTGCATGTTTTCGCACATGCGTTCGTAAAGTTTCTGGCGGTGTTCGGCTTCGCTCATGTCAATGAAATCGACCACTATGATGCCGCCCATGTCGCGCAACCTCAACTGTCGCGCCAGTTCGTCGGCTGCACCGAGATTTACGTCAAGTGCATTTGTTTCTTGGCCATCCTCTGACTTTGAACGCTTGCCACTATTTACATCAACTACGTGAAGCGCTTCCGTGTGCTCAATAATTAAATATGCGCCATGTTTGTATGTAACAGATCTGCCCAATGAGGTCTTTATCTGCTTGGTAACTGAAAAATTGTCGAAAATTGGAACGTTGCCCTTGTAGTATTTGACAATTTCAGCGCAGTCCGGAGCAATAAGCGTTACATATTCCTTTACTTCGTTGAAAATCTTCTCATCGTTCACGTAGATGTTTTCAAACGATGGATTGAACAAATCCCGAAGTAACGCAACAGGGCGAGGCGTTTCTTCATAAATCAGAAGAGGACGCTCAACAGAACCTACCACCTTGCTGATGGATTCTTCCCAGCGTTTCAGCAGGATGCTGAATTCTGATTCGAGTTCTTCTGCACTTCTGTTTTCTGCAGAGGTGCGGATAATGACTCCGAAGTGTTCGGGCTTCACGCGACTGATTAACTGTTTGAGTCGGGCGCGCTCCGGACCTTTCTTGATTTTCGTAGATACCGAAATCTTGTTGCTCAAAGGCATGAGAACCAGATAACGACCTGCGAGTGACAATTCGCATGTCAGACGCGGACCTTTAGTCGAGATAGGCTCTTTCACAATCTGAACCAGTAATTCCTGACCAGTTCGAAGTGTTGTCTGAATGCTGCCTTCTTTCTCCAGGTCCGGCTCTTTGCCGACTTTAGACAATGGTAAGTTCTTGCCCTTGTCGAGTAGTTTCAGGTATTTTTCGTAGGCATGGAAATGCACTCCAAGATCCTGAAAATGAAGGAATGCATCCCGTTCGTAACCGACATTCACGAAACAAGCGTTCAAGCCCGGCATGATTTTCTTGACTTTTGCCAAATAGATGTTGCCTACAGAGAAATGCTCAGAACGTCCCTCTTTCTGGAATTCAACCAAACGCTTGTCTTCCAAAAGGGCTATCGAGATGTCCCGAGGCTGTACATCTACTATTACTTCGCTTGTCATTTGTGATGGTTAAACGTGGTGCTTACGCAGAACAGCAGAGATGGGATATAAGCAGTCTCTCGTACGCTAAGACACCTGATTAGTTATTCTTAAAGTGCCAATAACCCCGAAGGCATTATTGGCACATCATGTAGGCACAAGAATTTTATTACTTGTTCTTATGTCTGTTCTTGCGCAGTCTTTTTTTGCGCTTGTGCGTCGACATCTTGTGTCTTTTTTTCTTCTTTCCGCTTGGCATAGGTAAATGGTTTTATGATTAAAATATATTAAATGCTCTGAATGGTTTATTTCACTTTCTCTGCAAGCACCTGAGAGGGTTTGAAGGCTGCAATCTTGTGCTCGGGAATGTCTATTGCTACATTCTTTGATATGTTGCGACCTATCTTTCTTGCACGTGTTTTCAGGATGAAACTGCCAAAGCCGCGGAGATAAACGGGATTGCCGTTTATTAAAGATTCAGCCACAGTGCTGGTGAATGCTTCAACACAACTGATGACTACGTTCTTTTCAACGCCCGTCTTTCTTGCAATTTCATTAACAATGTCTGATTTAGTCATTTTTTCTATTCTTTTTTTAATTGTTATTCTAAAACGGATGCAAAATTATGATTTTCAAATGAAAAGGCAAAATCTTATGGTGATTTTTATCGACAAAATCTGAAAAATGTCACCTTTCTATCTGTCCAATCTCATCTTTTCTATCCTGCGAACATGCCTGCCACCTTCGAAAGACGTGTTGAAAAACTCATCCAAACATGCTTTGGCTGTTTCTTCAGACATGTATCGGCCGGGCAGTACGAGTATATTGGCATCGTTGTGCAGGCGTGCCATGTGTGCTATCTCTGGTTGCCAGACCAATGCGGCGCGAATGCCTTGGTGCTTGTTCAGCGTCATTGAGATACCCTCGCCGGAGCCGCAAATGCCTATGCCACAGTTGCATTCACCATTCTCTATACCTTCAGCCAATTTATGAGCAAAGTCGGGATAATCGCAACTCTCTTCATTGTAACAGCCGTAATCGGTAAAAGTTAAACCCGCTCCCTGAAGATATTGTTTCACATACTGTTTCATGGCGAAACCGGCGTGGTCGCTTGCCAAACCTATGGGCAATGCTTTTGTCATATCGTTTATGTTGTTCAAAATGTTATTGTTCAAGATATGCCTTTATTTCCTTATAGATGTTTTCCGGTGTATATCCCAGTTTTTCGTCCAGCACTTTGAATGGAGCAGAATAACCGAAGGTGTCGAGCCCATGAATGTAGCCGTTGTTACCTACAAGTCCTGCCAAAGTAACGGGAAGACCGGATGTCAGACCGAAGATCTTGGCATCTGATGGAAGCACCTCGTTTTGATAGACTTCGCTTTGACGTCTGAACAGACCTTCTGAGGGGCAACTTACTACACGGTACTTGATGCCGTCTTTCTTCAGCAATTCGCCTGCACCTACAAGAGTGCTGATTTCTGAACCTGAACCTACAAGTATAACGTCAGGATTAGCCTCTTCAATGACGGCGTATGCGCCTTTGGAGAAACCTTCGTAACTTGAGCCGGGAGGAAGGTCGTCAATATTCTGGCGACTGAATATCAATGCAGTAGGAGTGTCGAAATTGTTCATCGCCATTTCCCACGCCTTTGTAGTTGCATGCACATCGCAAGGACGGAAAACGCGTACGCTGTCGTTACCGCTATGGTTCTTCAGTTTTTCCATCAAGCGTATCTGAGCCTCTTGCTCAACAGGCTCGTGAGTAGGCCCGTCTTCGCCTACGCGGAAGGCATCGTGCGTCCAGATGAACTTCACCGGCACCTCCATAAGTGCAGCCATGCGTATTGCTGGCTTCATGTAGTCCGAGAAAACGAAAAATGTACCCATGGCTGAAATAATTCCGCCGTGGAGCATTGCACCGATGCAGACACAAGCCATGGTCAGTTCTGAAACGCCTGCCTGAAGAAAACCGCCTGCGAAGTTGTCGCGGGTAATCGTACTGCTGTGGGCAAGAAAACCATCTGTCTTGTCGGAATTACAGAGGTCTGCAGAAGAGACTATCATATTAGGCACATATTCCGAAAGCATCTGAAGACACACTTTGGAACCTTGACGGGTGGGTTGGTTGGGCTTTTGCTGAATCTTGTCCCAAGGCAGTTCCGGAAGGCGGTTATGGAACCAATCATCGAGCAGTTTGGCTTTCTCCGGATTTGCAGCAGCCCAGGCTGCTTCTTCCTTACGGTATTCTGCCACGACAGCCTCCAGTTCTGCCTTGCGATTGGCATAGAGTGCGGCTGTCTCCTCACTGACAACAAAAGGATTGTCCGGGTCGCCACCAAGGTTGCGAATGGTATTTTCGTATGCACCGGGACCTAAAGGCGCACCATGTGTACCGCAATTATTTTCATAACTTGTGCCGTCTGCTTTTATCGCGCCCTTACCCATGACGCAATGGCCGATAATGAGAGTGGGGCGGTCTGTCTCTTTCTTTGCTGTTTCGAGGGCCTCACGGATTTGTTCTGCATCGTTGCCGTCAATCTCGAGCACATTCCAGTTCCAGGAACGGTATTTCGCTGCCGTGTCCTCTGAAATGACATCTTTTGTCGCAGTGGATAGTTGGATGTCATTGGCATCGAAGAACATAATCAGGTTGTTCAGACCCAAGTGCCCTGCCATGCGTCCGGCACCTTGAGAGATCTCCTCCTGCACACCACCGTCTGATATGTAGGAATATATCCTCTCTCGTTCAAAACCCGGATTGCCGGTGCGCGCATAAAGCAGTTTGGCTGCAAGAGCAGCGCCTACTGCGTATGTGTGTCCCTGCCCCAAGGGACCGGAAGTGTTTTCTATACCGCGAGATATGTTGCGTTCCGGATGACCTGGAGTCGGGGAACCCCATTGACGGAAATTCTTCAGGTCGTCCATAGTAAAGAAACCGCAGAGCATCAATACTGAATAGAGCATTGGCGACATGTGCCCCGGATCAAGAAAGAAACGGTCGCGGCACATCCATTCATGGTCTGACGGGTCGTAAATGAGATGCTCGCTATAGAGGGCATTGCAAAAATCTGCGCCACCCATGGCACCTCCCGGATGACCTGATTTAGCCTTTTCTACCATCGCTGCTGCTATGATACGAATATTGTCTGCAGCCGTATTCATCTGTATCTTGGAATTTTTCATCTTATGAATGTTTGTCCGGATTATTACGAAAAAAATACTAATTGTCGATGCAGAAGTCTCAACAAATCAATATGTCAGGACTATTCCCAAAAATGAAAGAATCGGGTGCATCCTAACGCAATGCAAAATTACGAACAGAAACGTGTTGAGGCAAATTTTTTATGAATTTTGTTACGCACAAACGCAAGTTGCCATGCTGTCTTGCCTGGTGAACACTCTTTCTATGTTTTGTGAGACTCGGAATCTTCGATAGTAAGTTTTCTGACTTGAATCTTGCTGATGCGGTGAGAATCTACAGCAAAAACTTCAAACGAAAGACCGCCATATTCACAGCGTTGATGGGGCTTAGGAAATGCGTTGAACAATGTCAGAACCATCCCTGCCACAGTTTCAGAGTCGCGGGCAATGGTTTCAAAGTCGCGCTCATCAAGGTCTAATGCCTCATAGAAGTCTGCCAAGGCTGTCTTGCCCTCAACAATGAATTCTGTATCGTTAATCTTTATGATATTGCGTTCTTCTTCATCAAATTCATCGTTAATTTCGCCAACAATTTCTTCAAGGAGGTCTTCCATTGTTACTATGCCCGACATGCTGCCATATTCATCCACAACAATCGCAATGTGTACTTTCTCCTTCTGAAACTCACGGAGCAGGTCGTCAACCATCTTGCTTTCTGGCACAAAATAAGGTTGTCGAATAAGCCGCTTCCAGTTGAAGTCGTCATTTTCTTTCAAATAGGGCAGGAGGTCCTTCACATAAAGGATGCCTTTGATTCGGTCCGAAGAGTCTTCATATACCGGAATGCGAGAAAAATTTTCAGAAACTATGCAGGAAAGCACATCTTTATATCCGGCATTTACGCTCACACTCACAACGTCAACTCGAGGCGTCATTACTTCGTCAACAGTAGTGGTGCCAAAGTGGAGTATGCTCTTTAGCATATCCTTCTCAACATTTGTTTTCTCGCCCCCACGAGTTTCTATCACGTGTTCAATATTTTCTATAGTGTCGTTTTCATCTGTTTTGTCAGAACGTATACTTTTGCGAGTAATGAATGGGGAAACAATACGAAGCAGGATATGGGTTAATGTCGATATTTTAGAAATGAATTTTAGTGCGTAAGGGGCTGCCATGCGTTGTGGAAGGATGTTTGCTGCAGCAATGACGAAAGCGACGCCGATTAAAGTCCATACTAAGTGTTTGTCGAGGTTGAAATACGGCACAACCTTCCACACAAATACGAAGATAAAAATGCAGAGAAACAACATGCGGTAGATAATAATGGCTTGTCGTAAC
Encoded here:
- a CDS encoding HU family DNA-binding protein; this encodes MTKSDIVNEIARKTGVEKNVVISCVEAFTSTVAESLINGNPVYLRGFGSFILKTRARKIGRNISKNVAIDIPEHKIAAFKPSQVLAEKVK
- the rpiB gene encoding ribose 5-phosphate isomerase B yields the protein MTKALPIGLASDHAGFAMKQYVKQYLQGAGLTFTDYGCYNEESCDYPDFAHKLAEGIENGECNCGIGICGSGEGISMTLNKHQGIRAALVWQPEIAHMARLHNDANILVLPGRYMSEETAKACLDEFFNTSFEGGRHVRRIEKMRLDR
- a CDS encoding transketolase family protein encodes the protein MKNSKIQMNTAADNIRIIAAAMVEKAKSGHPGGAMGGADFCNALYSEHLIYDPSDHEWMCRDRFFLDPGHMSPMLYSVLMLCGFFTMDDLKNFRQWGSPTPGHPERNISRGIENTSGPLGQGHTYAVGAALAAKLLYARTGNPGFERERIYSYISDGGVQEEISQGAGRMAGHLGLNNLIMFFDANDIQLSTATKDVISEDTAAKYRSWNWNVLEIDGNDAEQIREALETAKKETDRPTLIIGHCVMGKGAIKADGTSYENNCGTHGAPLGPGAYENTIRNLGGDPDNPFVVSEETAALYANRKAELEAVVAEYRKEEAAWAAANPEKAKLLDDWFHNRLPELPWDKIQQKPNQPTRQGSKVCLQMLSEYVPNMIVSSADLCNSDKTDGFLAHSSTITRDNFAGGFLQAGVSELTMACVCIGAMLHGGIISAMGTFFVFSDYMKPAIRMAALMEVPVKFIWTHDAFRVGEDGPTHEPVEQEAQIRLMEKLKNHSGNDSVRVFRPCDVHATTKAWEMAMNNFDTPTALIFSRQNIDDLPPGSSYEGFSKGAYAVIEEANPDVILVGSGSEISTLVGAGELLKKDGIKYRVVSCPSEGLFRRQSEVYQNEVLPSDAKIFGLTSGLPVTLAGLVGNNGYIHGLDTFGYSAPFKVLDEKLGYTPENIYKEIKAYLEQ
- a CDS encoding hemolysin family protein, producing MVSITFYLFVLVASYLCMAFVSAMERGFMLLTREAIEKLREGERKQRLLLLNLLKRPQELRQAIIIYRMLFLCIFIFVFVWKVVPYFNLDKHLVWTLIGVAFVIAAANILPQRMAAPYALKFISKISTLTHILLRIVSPFITRKSIRSDKTDENDTIENIEHVIETRGGEKTNVEKDMLKSILHFGTTTVDEVMTPRVDVVSVSVNAGYKDVLSCIVSENFSRIPVYEDSSDRIKGILYVKDLLPYLKENDDFNWKRLIRQPYFVPESKMVDDLLREFQKEKVHIAIVVDEYGSMSGIVTMEDLLEEIVGEINDEFDEEERNIIKINDTEFIVEGKTALADFYEALDLDERDFETIARDSETVAGMVLTLFNAFPKPHQRCEYGGLSFEVFAVDSHRISKIQVRKLTIEDSESHKT